A portion of the Carya illinoinensis cultivar Pawnee chromosome 11, C.illinoinensisPawnee_v1, whole genome shotgun sequence genome contains these proteins:
- the LOC122282708 gene encoding granule-bound starch synthase 1, chloroplastic/amyloplastic-like isoform X2: protein MATVTTSHFVSRTSHVNCHGSSTSETKANLAQIGLRSQAMTHNGLRSLNKLDMLQMRTDAKAITRKARSKVRNTENDRPAGNIICGQGMNLIFVGAEVGPWSKTGGLGDVLGGLPPAMAAKGHRVMTVSPRYDQYKDAWDTNVLVEIKVGDRIETVRFFHCYKRGVDRVFVDHPMFLAKVWGKTGSKIYGPRTGMDYQDNQLRFSLLCQAALEAPRVLNLNNSEYFSGPYGEDVIFIANDWHAALLPCYLKTMYKPRGIYKSAKVAFCIHNIAYQGRFALSDFSLLNLPDQFKGSLDFIDGHEKPVKGRKMNWMKAGILESDRVLTVSPYYAQELVSGIEKGVELDNIIRKTGITGIVNGMDVQEWNPASDKYIDVKYDATTIMDAKPLLKEALQAEVGLPVDRNIPLIGFIGRLEEQKGSDILAAAIPKFIGEDVQILVLGTGKKPMEKQIEQLEIMYPNQARGVAKFNAPLAHKIIAGADFMLLPSRFEPCGLIQLHAMRYGTVPICASTGGLVDTVKEGFTGFQMGAFNVECDAVDPADVNAIATTVKRALVTYGTPALKDMIQNCMAQDFSWKGPARLWEKMLTSLEVSGSEPGIEGEEIAPLAKENVAAP from the exons ATGGCCACTGTGACCACCTCCCACTTTGTATCAAGAACTTCCCATGTCAACTGTCATGGAAGTTCAACTTCAGAAACTAAAGCAAACTTGGCACAGATTGGCCTTAGGAGCCAAGCGATGACCCATAATGGGTTAAGATCTTTGAACAAGTTGGATATGCTACAGATGAGAACAGATGCAAAAGCAATTACCAGGAAAGCAAGAAGCAAAGTTAGGAACACTGAGAACGATAGGCCTGCTGGGAATATTATATGTGGACAAGGAATGAACTTGATCTTTGTAGGAGCTGAGGTAGGTCCATGGAGCAAAACCGGTGGACTGGGTGATGTTCTTGGAGGTCTGCCACCGGCTATGGCG GCTAAGGGGCACCGGGTTATGACTGTCTCTCCACGCTATGACCAGTACAAAGATGCATGGGACACTAATGTACTAGTTGAG ATAAAAGTTGGGGATAGGATTGAAACTGTTCGCTTCTTTCATTGCTACAAACGAGGTGTTGACCGAGTATTTGTGGATCACCCAATGTTCCTTGCGAAG GTATGGGGCAAAACTGGATCCAAAATCTATGGCCCTAGGACTGGAATGGATTACCAGGATAACCAACTTCGTTTCAGCTTGTTGTGCCAG GCTGCTCTGGAGGCACCCAGGGTTCTGAACCTAAACAACAGTGAATATTTCTCAGGACCATATG GAGAGGATGTTATCTTCATTGCTAATGATTGGCACGCTGCCCTTCTTCCATGCTACCTAAAAACCATGTACAAACCAAGGGGGATTTATAAAAGTGCCAAG GTTGCTTTCTGCATCCACAACATAGCCTACCAGGGCAGATTTGCCCTTTCAGACTTCTCACTTCTCAATCTGCCTGATCAATTCAAGGGTTCTCTTGACTTCATTGACGG gCATGAAAAGCCAGTGAAGGGAAGGaaaatgaattggatgaaggcCGGAATTTTGGAATCAGACAGGGTCTTAACTGTGAGCCCATACTATGCCCAGGAACTTGTTTCTGGAATTGAAAAAGGTGTGGAGTTGGATAACATCATTCGTAAGACTGGCATCACTGGTATTGTGAATGGGATGGATGTTCAAGAGTGGAACCCAGCCTCCGACAAGTACATAGATGTTAAATACGATGCCACAACT ATCATGGATGCAAAGCCTCTTTTGAAGGAAGCACTTCAAGCAGAAGTTGGGTTGCCTGTTGACAGAAATATCCCTCTCATAGGCTTCATTGGAAGACTAGAAGAGCAGAAAGGTTCAGATATTCTTGCAGCAGCTATTCCAAAGTTCATTGGGGAGGATGTTCAAATCTTGGTCCTT GGAACGGGCAAAAAGCCCATGGAGAAGCAAATTGAACAGCTGGAGATAATGTATCCCAACCAAGCCAGGGGAGTGGCAAAATTCAATGCCCCCTTAGCTCATAAGATTATTGCTGGGGCTGATTTTATGCTCCTCCCAAGTAGATTTGAACCATGTGGTCTCATTCAGTTGCATGCTATGCGATATGGAACG GTGCCTATTTGTGCCTCAACTGGTGGACTTGTTGACACTGTCAAAGAAGGTTTTACCGGATTTCAGATGGGGGCTTTCAATGTCGAA TGTGACGCAGTTGATCCAGCTGATGTGAATGCAATAGCAACAACTGTCAAGAGAGCTCTTGTAACCTATGGCACCCCTGCGTTGAAAGATATGA
- the LOC122282708 gene encoding granule-bound starch synthase 1, chloroplastic/amyloplastic-like isoform X1, which yields MATVTTSHFVSRTSHVNCHGSSTSETKANLAQIGLRSQAMTHNGLRSLNKLDMLQMRTDAKAITRKARSKVRNTENDRPAGNIICGQGMNLIFVGAEVGPWSKTGGLGDVLGGLPPAMAAKGHRVMTVSPRYDQYKDAWDTNVLVEIKVGDRIETVRFFHCYKRGVDRVFVDHPMFLAKVWGKTGSKIYGPRTGMDYQDNQLRFSLLCQAALEAPRVLNLNNSEYFSGPYGEDVIFIANDWHAALLPCYLKTMYKPRGIYKSAKQVAFCIHNIAYQGRFALSDFSLLNLPDQFKGSLDFIDGHEKPVKGRKMNWMKAGILESDRVLTVSPYYAQELVSGIEKGVELDNIIRKTGITGIVNGMDVQEWNPASDKYIDVKYDATTIMDAKPLLKEALQAEVGLPVDRNIPLIGFIGRLEEQKGSDILAAAIPKFIGEDVQILVLGTGKKPMEKQIEQLEIMYPNQARGVAKFNAPLAHKIIAGADFMLLPSRFEPCGLIQLHAMRYGTVPICASTGGLVDTVKEGFTGFQMGAFNVECDAVDPADVNAIATTVKRALVTYGTPALKDMIQNCMAQDFSWKGPARLWEKMLTSLEVSGSEPGIEGEEIAPLAKENVAAP from the exons ATGGCCACTGTGACCACCTCCCACTTTGTATCAAGAACTTCCCATGTCAACTGTCATGGAAGTTCAACTTCAGAAACTAAAGCAAACTTGGCACAGATTGGCCTTAGGAGCCAAGCGATGACCCATAATGGGTTAAGATCTTTGAACAAGTTGGATATGCTACAGATGAGAACAGATGCAAAAGCAATTACCAGGAAAGCAAGAAGCAAAGTTAGGAACACTGAGAACGATAGGCCTGCTGGGAATATTATATGTGGACAAGGAATGAACTTGATCTTTGTAGGAGCTGAGGTAGGTCCATGGAGCAAAACCGGTGGACTGGGTGATGTTCTTGGAGGTCTGCCACCGGCTATGGCG GCTAAGGGGCACCGGGTTATGACTGTCTCTCCACGCTATGACCAGTACAAAGATGCATGGGACACTAATGTACTAGTTGAG ATAAAAGTTGGGGATAGGATTGAAACTGTTCGCTTCTTTCATTGCTACAAACGAGGTGTTGACCGAGTATTTGTGGATCACCCAATGTTCCTTGCGAAG GTATGGGGCAAAACTGGATCCAAAATCTATGGCCCTAGGACTGGAATGGATTACCAGGATAACCAACTTCGTTTCAGCTTGTTGTGCCAG GCTGCTCTGGAGGCACCCAGGGTTCTGAACCTAAACAACAGTGAATATTTCTCAGGACCATATG GAGAGGATGTTATCTTCATTGCTAATGATTGGCACGCTGCCCTTCTTCCATGCTACCTAAAAACCATGTACAAACCAAGGGGGATTTATAAAAGTGCCAAG CAGGTTGCTTTCTGCATCCACAACATAGCCTACCAGGGCAGATTTGCCCTTTCAGACTTCTCACTTCTCAATCTGCCTGATCAATTCAAGGGTTCTCTTGACTTCATTGACGG gCATGAAAAGCCAGTGAAGGGAAGGaaaatgaattggatgaaggcCGGAATTTTGGAATCAGACAGGGTCTTAACTGTGAGCCCATACTATGCCCAGGAACTTGTTTCTGGAATTGAAAAAGGTGTGGAGTTGGATAACATCATTCGTAAGACTGGCATCACTGGTATTGTGAATGGGATGGATGTTCAAGAGTGGAACCCAGCCTCCGACAAGTACATAGATGTTAAATACGATGCCACAACT ATCATGGATGCAAAGCCTCTTTTGAAGGAAGCACTTCAAGCAGAAGTTGGGTTGCCTGTTGACAGAAATATCCCTCTCATAGGCTTCATTGGAAGACTAGAAGAGCAGAAAGGTTCAGATATTCTTGCAGCAGCTATTCCAAAGTTCATTGGGGAGGATGTTCAAATCTTGGTCCTT GGAACGGGCAAAAAGCCCATGGAGAAGCAAATTGAACAGCTGGAGATAATGTATCCCAACCAAGCCAGGGGAGTGGCAAAATTCAATGCCCCCTTAGCTCATAAGATTATTGCTGGGGCTGATTTTATGCTCCTCCCAAGTAGATTTGAACCATGTGGTCTCATTCAGTTGCATGCTATGCGATATGGAACG GTGCCTATTTGTGCCTCAACTGGTGGACTTGTTGACACTGTCAAAGAAGGTTTTACCGGATTTCAGATGGGGGCTTTCAATGTCGAA TGTGACGCAGTTGATCCAGCTGATGTGAATGCAATAGCAACAACTGTCAAGAGAGCTCTTGTAACCTATGGCACCCCTGCGTTGAAAGATATGA